The following proteins are encoded in a genomic region of Neurospora crassa OR74A linkage group VI, whole genome shotgun sequence:
- a CDS encoding N-acyl-phosphatidylethanolamine-hydrolyzing phospholipase D — protein sequence MDNLTPSDPLHLHVNRKPQRESTAPPHHVLPTRAFPLRLKPSSGWSSYLSYLPSWDPFPGGRSCPTSNAGTKTVAGFRNPWPSWYTPTCFQVWHHLSWGEDHDPCIDLAASHLRHSPVTDKLPEKRKRPRFNDVKDWPGSAGAKAARLLRIETPDFSFDSSTSPHAKVTWLGHAGVLVQLPALDAAKGSRPIRCLFDPIFSMRCSPSQRAGPMRAYPPPCCVQDLPPIDAVFISHNHFDHLDHDTIMAIWKSSKETVRFFVPLGNRTWFVDCGISEERVTEMDWWDSATLCSCPGKESPTTPSLQIWCTPAQHSSGRVGLDANSTLWSSWYLCRQSPEGIYRIFFAGDTGYQFHGSPDWPPSPPSGKNTQKPHTQVSDDTEYPPCPAFAEIRDRLGPPNLLLLPVAVGSTYFYFRSFVPLPDWINPFPRHSVGITAGIHMPPWDAVRVFKLMTELLGKDTTNEGASGSSDPGKFTNLHPPVAIAIHWGTFATKGTEVLKTLGQLEWACQQQGVHFARSLPVPDKESGTHEPGERPRKEVPIFIALNHGQSVAPR from the coding sequence ATGGATAACTTAACGCCATCGGATCCTCTGCACCTGCACGTCAACCGCAAACCACAGCGAGAATCGACGGCACCACCCCACCATGTCCTCCCCACGAGAGCCTTTCCATTACGCCTGAAGCCAAGCTCGGGGTGGTCCTCTTACTTGAGCTATCTGCCATCGTGGGACCCATTCCCTGGTGGTAGGTCATGTCCTACGAGCAATGCCGGAACCAAGACCGTAGCCGGCTTTCGGAACCCTTGGCCGAGCTGGTATACACCGACGTGCTTCCAAGTCTGGCATCATCTCAGCTGGGGAGAAGATCACGATCCATGCATCGACCTAGCCGCTTCACACCTACGCCACTCTCCTGTCACAGACAAGCTGccagagaagagaaaacgaCCACGCTTCAACGATGTTAAGGACTGGCCTGGTTCTGCTGGCGCGAAGGCTGCACGACTATTGCGTATCGAGACCCCCGATTTCTCTTTCGATTCTTCGACATCACCACATGCCAAAGTAACATGGCTGGGCCACGCCGGCGTCTTGGTTCAATTACCAGCCCTTGATGCTGCCAAAGGGTCTCGACCTATTCGCTGTCTCTTTGATCCCATATTCTCGATGCGGTGCTCACCCAGTCAGCGAGCAGGACCCATGCGTGCCTATCCACCACCATGCTGCGTCCAAGACCTACCCCCGATCGACGCCGTCTTCATCAGTCACAATCACTTTGACCATCTGGATCATGATACCATCATGGCCATCTGGAAGAGCAGCAAGGAAACTGTTCGCTTCTTCGTACCTTTGGGAAACCGTACGTGGTTCGTCGACTGTGGTATATCCGAGGAGCGAGTGACGGAGATGGACTGGTGGGATTCAGCCACCCTTTGCTCATGTCCGGGAAAGGAGAGCCCCACTACACCAAGTCTCCAAATATGGTGCACACCGGCTCAACACAGCAGTGGAAGGGTAGGTCTCGATGCCAATTCTACCCTCTGGTCCAGCTGGTATCTTTGTCGCCAAAGCCCTGAAGGTATATATCGCATCTTTTTTGCTGGCGACACGGGCTATCAGTTTCACGGTTCCCCGGATTGGCCTCCCAGTCCGCCGTCGGGAAAGAACACACAAAAGCCGCACACTCAGGTGAGTGACGATACCGAATATCCTCCATGCCCTGCTTTTGCCGAAATTAGAGACAGGCTGGGCCCCCCAAACCTGCTACTGCTCCCAGTAGCAGTCGGGTCAACATACTTCTACTTTCGCAGCTTCGTTCCCTTACCAGACTGGATCAATCCTTTTCCACGGCACAGCGTCGGTATTACTGCAGGTATACACATGCCGCCATGGGATGCGGTCCGCGTATTTAAGCTCATGACAGAGCTCCTGGGCAAGGACACGACCAATGAGggtgcaagtggaagctcagATCCAGGGAAATTCACGAATCTACACCCGCCGGTAGCAATCGCCATACACTGGGGTACCTTTGCGACAAAAGGTACCGAGGTTCTGAAGACTCTTGGGCAACTTGAATGGGCTTGTCAGCAGCAGGGAGTGCACTTTGCCAGGTCCTTGCCCGTTCCTGATAAAGAGAGCGGAACTCATGAACCAGGAGAGAGGCCAAGAAAGGAAGTTCCTATATTCATCGCCCTGAATCATGGGCAATCTGTTGCGCCCAGATAA
- a CDS encoding cupin domain-containing protein, whose translation MGSSYRTEDNGKISDLPQLHRYITGHNADGKAVVHSQNDFEWKSYAEGELAFSVAYTTSEFPVNLNKDADVAEHTRVLESGNLGLVNPRGTVFRCVDFAPGYACGMHRTQSLDYGIVLEGEVDMVLDSGEVHPMKRGDVAIQRATQHQWVNKSKTEWARMMFVLQDCQPLVVGGQEYKEDLGTNSGLPASGN comes from the coding sequence ATGGGGTCCTCATACCGCACCGAAGACAACGGCAAGATCTCTGACCTTCCTCAGTTGCACCGCTACATTACCGGCCACAACGCCGATGGAAAGGCGGTTGTCCACAGCCAGAACGATTTCGAGTGGAAGTCCTACGCTGAAGGTGAACTCGCCTTCAGCGTTGCCTACACGACATCGGAATTTCCAGTCAACCTCAACAAAGACGCCGACGTGGCGGAGCACACGCGAGTGCTGGAGTCGGGAAACCTCGGGCTGGTCAACCCACGCGGGACGGTTTTTCGCTGCGTGGACTTTGCGCCTGGCTACGCATGCGGAATGCACCGAACGCAAAGCCTCGACTACGGCATCGTGCTGGAGGGCGAGGTAGACATGGTGCTCGACAGCGGGGAGGTGCACCCGATGAAGCGGGGCGACGTTGCGATTCAGCGGGCGACTCAACATCAGTGGGTCAACAAGAGCAAGACTGAGTGGGCGCGCATGATGTTTGTCTTGCAGGATTGTCAGCCACTGGTTGTCGGTGGTCAGGAGTACAAGGAGGACTTGGGCACCAACTCGGGCTTGCCGGCCAGTGGAAACTGA
- a CDS encoding high affinity glucose transporter ght1, whose protein sequence is MVLGKKSIKINGADIGVEAILLGAVTAIGGFLFGYDTGQISGMLLFSDFKNRFGQITQPDGSKEFESIIQSLLVSLMSIGTLLGSLTSSYTATWWGRRKSLTFGVGLFIIGNIIQITAMHSWVHMMMGRFVAGLGVGTLSVGVPMFQSECSPREIRGAVVASYQLLITFGILIANIVNYGVREIQEQDASWRIVIGLGIFFSLPLGVGVLLVPESPRWLASKEDWEGARMSMARLRGLKHDPHNELVEDDMKEMREVLEKERTAAVGTWKECFIPNKNGVPKQVYRTFLGIGIHFLQQWTGVNYFFYYGATIFQSAGIKDPIQTQLILGAVNVFSTLFGLWVVERFGRRWPLFIGAIWQASWLAVFASMGTALEPDQNKASGIVMIVSAALFIASFACTWGPIAWVVIGESFPLRTRAKQASLATAGNWLGNFMISFLTPLATDGIGYAYGYVFVATNIMGALLVWFFLYESTSLSLENVDLMYSEPGIKPWNSHKWMPPGYITRMQRDDEYFHHPEKGGSDGLEITNGSKEMHPHEEREEKVINHRV, encoded by the exons ATGGTTCTGGGGAAAAA GTCAATCAAAATCAATGGCGCCGACATTGGCGTCGAAGCCATCCTTCTCGGTGCCGTCACCGCGATAGGAGGCTTCCTTTTCGGCTATGACACCGGTCAGATCTCGGGCATGCTTCTATTCAGCGACTTCAAGAACAGATTTGGCCAGATCACCCAACCAGATGGATCAAAGGAATTCGAGTCCATCATCCAGTCACTGCTAGTATCTCTTATGAGTATCGGTACACTCCTCGGTTCTTTGACTTCATCATA CACCGCCACCTGGTGGGGCCGCCGCAAGTCCCTTACATTCGGCGTCGGtctcttcatcatcggcaACATCATTCAGATCACCGCAATGCACTCCTGGGTACACATGATGATGGGCCGCTTCGTCGCCGGTCTAGGCGTCGGTACCCTCTCCGTCGGTGTGCCCATGTTCCAATCCGAGTGCTCCCCTAGAGAAATCCGTGGTGCCGTCGTCGCCTCTTACCAACTGCTCATCACCTTTGGTATCCTCATCGCCAACATTGTCAACTACGGCGTGCGCGAGATCCAGGAGCAGGACGCTTCCTGGCGTATCGTCATTGGTTTGGGTATCTTTTTCTCGCTTCCGCTTGGCGTGGGAGTGCTGTTGGTCCCCGAAAGCCCAAGGTGGCTGGCGTCCAAGGAGGATTGGGAGGGAGCCCGCATGTCGATGGCGAGACTGAGAGGCTTGAAGCATGACCCGCATAACGAGCTGGTGGAGGATGATATGAAGGAGATGCGGGAGGTTTTGGAGAAAGAGCGGACTGCGGCCGTGGGAACTTGGAAGGAGTGTTTCATCCCCAACAAGAACGGTGTTCCCAAGCAGGTGTACCGCACATTCCTGGGTATCGGCATCCACTTCCTGCAACAGTGGACTGGCGTCAactacttcttctactatGGCGCCACCATCTTCCAGTCGGCGGGTATCAAGGACCCCATTCAAACACAGCTCATCCTCGGCGCTGTCAACGTCTTCTCAACCCTGTTCGGTCTCTGGGTCGTCGAGCGCTTCGGACGCAGATGGCCGCTGTTCATCGGTGCTATCTGGCAGGCGTCTTGGCTGGCCGTGTTCGCTTCCATGGGCACCGCTCTCGAACCCGACCAAAACAAGGCGTCGGGTATTGTCATGATCGTCTCGGCCGCACTCTTCATCGCTTCCTTTGCTTGCACCTGGGGTCCCATTGCTTGGGTCGTCATCGGCGAGAGTTTCCCTCTGCGCACCCGTGCCAAGCAGGCTTCGCTTGCCACGGCTGGTAACTGGCTTGGAAACT TCATgatctccttcctcacccCCCTCGCCACCGATGGCATCGGCTATGCCTACGGCTACGTCTTTGTAGCCACCAACATCATGGGCGCACTTTTGGTCTGGTTCTTCCTGTACGAGTCCACCAGCTTGTCCCTCGAGAACGTCGACCTCATGTACAGCGAGCCGGGCATCAAGCCGTGGAACTCGCACAAGTGGATGCCGCCTGGCTACATCACGCGCATGCAGCGCGATGATGAGTACTTCCACCATCCTGAGAAGGGTGGTTCGGATGGTCTTGAAATCACGAATGGAAGCAAGGAGATGCACCCCCAcgaggagagggaagagaaggttATTAACCATAGGGTTTAG